Within Sorangiineae bacterium MSr11367, the genomic segment GTCGATCACGACTACGTCGTCGACGTTGCGCGCCTGGCCAAGGCCGGCGGCGCACGACGTTTCGCCCTCGTTTCGAGCGTGGGGGCCGACGTGCGCTCGCGCAACTTCTACCTGCGCGTGAAGGGTGAGACCGAGCGGGACGTCGAGGCGCTCGGCTTCCAGGTCCTGCAGATCTTCCGTCCCAGCTTCCTCGTCGGGGAGCGCCATGTGCGCCGCCCCGGCGAAGCGGTGGCCGGCGTCGTCTCCCGCGGCGTGGCCGGTGCACTCGTCGGCCCCTTGCGCAAATACCGCCCCATCGAGGCCTCCACGGTGGCCGCGGCGATGGTGCGCTCCCTCGTGCAGCCCGGGCAGGGAGAGCCCGGCCATCACGTTCACACGTTCGACGGCATCCAGTCCCTCGTCCCTCGCGATGCCAGCGTCTAGCGCTCGGCCGGCGGCACCAGCGGGTGGCGCGTGATCGTCCCCTCCGCCGTCCGCTTGCCCGCCGTCACGTAGAGCTGCCCCTCGTTTCGCACCAGCTCCCATTGGGTGTGCCGCTCGATGCTCGCCTCGAGGCCGTCGAGAAACGACGGCTCGAGCCGCCATACTTCGATGTCCGCGGCGCGGTGGATTTCCTTCTTCGCCACGTCACGCCGGAGCAGGTTCAGCTCGGTGTGCGTATAGAGCGCCACCCGCTTGGCCGCCTTCGAAGCCTTGTGCAATCGCTCCGCCGACGGCGCACCGACATCGATCCAGGCCAAGAGAATCCCCGTGGGATCGTGCACCGCCACGGGCGGCTCGTCGGTGGACGAGAGGCCGCCTTTGCTGAATGCAATGCCTTCCTCGTACGAGAGCGCGTACGCAAAGAGCCGCGTCAGCATGTAGCGCATGCTTTCCGACGGATGCCGCGCCATGCGCAGATCCAAAGATTCGTAAACGCTGCGGTCGACATCCGAAAGCGCGACCTCGACACGATGAACCGTCGCAGTAAGGGCCATGGCTGGCCCATCTTAGCCGATTGTCTAGGCGCTCTCGGCGTGCGAGTTTCGCTCGGACAAAGACGAGCGCAGTTTCGACAGCCGTTCGAGGATGCGCTCGAGGCTCACGCGGAGCTCCGCGGGACGCCGATGCCCGCGATCGATCT encodes:
- a CDS encoding oxidoreductase, with amino-acid sequence MTSRTALIVGATGLVGSHCLELLRSETHYRRVVVLTRRTLGVADGKLGEELVDFDRLDEHPDTFRCDDVYCCLGTTRKVAGSNEAFRKVDHDYVVDVARLAKAGGARRFALVSSVGADVRSRNFYLRVKGETERDVEALGFQVLQIFRPSFLVGERHVRRPGEAVAGVVSRGVAGALVGPLRKYRPIEASTVAAAMVRSLVQPGQGEPGHHVHTFDGIQSLVPRDASV
- a CDS encoding YaeQ family protein, encoding MALTATVHRVEVALSDVDRSVYESLDLRMARHPSESMRYMLTRLFAYALSYEEGIAFSKGGLSSTDEPPVAVHDPTGILLAWIDVGAPSAERLHKASKAAKRVALYTHTELNLLRRDVAKKEIHRAADIEVWRLEPSFLDGLEASIERHTQWELVRNEGQLYVTAGKRTAEGTITRHPLVPPAER